A portion of the Scleropages formosus chromosome 13, fSclFor1.1, whole genome shotgun sequence genome contains these proteins:
- the LOC108925380 gene encoding uncharacterized protein LOC108925380 → MDTEKNQPSACSQTESVSTRAASGDPRSTLRRYLLLKYVQVLLLPQGNKLLLALGALASLRAALLLSSPRVSSKASSVLLGQLAAADGLLLLHWSLGALGGLLGNLTEGLLDTHHLVSLLFLSCLSLEALLVMRHAEQSRRLRTVRCARLASAAVWALGLGELLALRAAEHRDTLGLWVPLAAPLFSICMVVAPLLATLSHCLKGALWLANTWIYYTLFCKNPPRRKSSFH, encoded by the exons ATGGACACAGAGAAAAATCAGCCATCAGCCTGCAGCCAAAC GGAGAGCGTGTCGACGCGTGCTGCGTCGGGGGATCCGCGGAGCACCCTCCGCAGGTATCTGCTGCTGAAGTACGTGCAGGTTCTGCTGCTGCCGCAAGGGAACAAGCTTCTGCTGGCACTGGGAGCTCTGGCCAGCCTGCGCGCGGCCCTGCTGCTCAGCTCCCCTCGCGTCTCCAGCAAGGCCTCCAGTGTGCTGCTGGGACAGCTGGCTGCCGCCGATGGGCTGCTACTGCTGCACTGGAGCCTTGGAGCACTAGGGGGGCTACTGGGCAACCTGACGGAGGGGCTGCTGGACACCCATCACCTGGTCAGCCTGCTCTTCCTCAGCTGCCTGAGTCTCGAGGCGCTGCTGGTGATGCGACATGCGGAGCAGAGCAGGCGACTGCGTACAGTGCGCTGCGCCCGCCTCGCTAGCGCTGCCGTGTGGGCGTTGGGACTGGGCGAGCTGCTGGCCCTGCGAGCTGCTGAGCACAGAGATACCCTGGGCCTGTGGGTGCCTCTGGCTGCACCCCTGTTCAGCATCTGCATGGTGGTTGCACCCCTACTGGCTACTCTCTCCCACTGCCTCAAAGGGGCACTGTGGCTGGCCAATACCTGGATTTACTACACACTGTTCTGCAAGAACCCCCCGCGCAGGAAAAGCAGCTTCCACTAG